From a region of the Sesamum indicum cultivar Zhongzhi No. 13 linkage group LG3, S_indicum_v1.0, whole genome shotgun sequence genome:
- the LOC105158681 gene encoding putative disease resistance protein At1g50180 yields the protein MAEAVVSVTLETIRDLLVEEAKFYYGVRSEVEAIQQELQRMRSFLKDADSKQDTDERVQNWVAEVREAAYDIEDNVLVFVAAKVASRRSRNSRNVFRRMGCFLKEIVTTYRVGSRISDIKSKISGLTTSLQTYGIKPITDPGEGASSKNGRINDLRRSYSHVVEEDIVGLEEDIKMLVGHLVDEQKDRVVSIYGMGGLGKTTIARKLYSHSDVRRHFDGFAWTCVSQQWDKKDIMVGILIKLIPEKREDILCMRDEELVKQLHDVQLKKKCLVVLDDIWSGQAWESLKPAFPNSRTGEGSKILLTTRNKEVAVFVDPNGFLYEPRFLSNEESWELLQKKAFPRRGDDNAEFKIDPDMEKLGKEMVGPCCGLPLAILVLGGLLITKHTLRDWQMVYENINWYLARGRGHGQQQAVNDVLAFSYHDLPFQFKQCFLYFANFPEDFEIEAEKVYQFWLAEGIISQDERAEEETMMDVAERYLAELAQRCMVQVNVKETAGGFKNCRLHDLMRDLCISKAKDENFTKVIDFRREKKATESYASSNTARRVSVYLETNETNSPVACSEYNHIRSAFFYASDCKGDFLQHMKSHLGSFKLLRVLDLQGFHYPDELPKAIGDLIHLRYLCLSYSQFKKLPSSLGKLIFLETLDLEADTTLEIPNVVWKMGRLNHLYLPSNFLTQDGAKLRLDGLSELETLVNFNTSLCDVKDLDRLTNLRKLRAAIKDNLDDLPNIIKYISFTQNHLRRSSLSISCPQFCSDAELSLLRTLLGCHRLYKLSIRGHIAKLPEHYHFSSTIAKIAFKASALSEDPMATLEKLPKLSSLTLYDSTYVGEEMVCLTKGFPRLLYLKLWGLSNLKTWRIDEGAMPKLTRLVIAHCGKLEMLPDGLKFITTLQKLNVRWMPDGFKNRLRAADGEGEDFYKVRHVPDIKLD from the exons ATGGCAGAGGCAGTTGTCTCCGTCACTCTAGAGACTATCCGCGACCTCCTTGTAGAAGAAGCCAAGTTCTACTATGGAGTGAGGTCCGAGGTGGAGGCTATCCAGCAGGAGCTCCAGCGAATGCGATCGTTCTTGAAAGACGCTGATTCCAAACAAGACACGGATGAGAGGGTCCAGAATTGGGTTGCTGAAGTTCGAGAGGCAGCCTACGATATCGAGGATAACGTTCTTGTTTTCGTCGCTGCTAAGGTTGCCTCCAGGAGGTcgagaaattcaagaaatgttTTCAGGAGAATGGGCTGTTTTTTGAAGGAGATTGTCACCACTTACAGGGTTGGGTCCCGGATTTCAGATATCAAGAGCAAGATTTCTGGGCTCACCACGAGCTTGCAGACTTATGGGATAAAGCCGATTACTGATCCTGGAGAAGGGGCCAGTTCCAAGAACGGAAGAATCAACGATTTGAGGAGGTCTTATTCCCATGTCGTGGAGGAAGACATCGTGGGGTTGGAGGAGGACATTAAGATGTTGGTCGGGCATTTGGTGGACGAACAGAAAGATAGAGTAGTTTCTATTTATGGAATGGGAGGTTTAGGGAAGACCACCATAGCCAGGAAGCTTTACAGCCATAGTGATGTCAGGAGGCATTTTGATGGATTTGCTTGGACTTGCGTATCTCAGCAGTGGGATAAGAAGGATATTATGGTAGGGATATTGATCAAACTTATACCGGAGAAACGGGAGGATATTCTTTGTATGAGGGATGAGGAATTGGTGAAGCAGCTCCATGATGTGCAGCTCAAGAAGAAGTGTTTGGTGGTTCTTGATGACATCTGGTCTGGACAAGCTTGGGAGAGCTTGAAACCAGCTTTTCCGAATTCCAGGACAGGGGAAGGTAGCAAGATACTGCTCACGACCCGCAACAAAGAAGTTGCGGTGTTTGTGGATCCTAATGGTTTTCTTTATGAACCGAGGTTTTTGAGCAATGAGGAGAGCTGGGAGCTGCTGCAGAAGAAAGCATTCCCTAGAAGGGGAGATGATAATGCTG aGTTTAAGATTGATCCGGACATGGAGAAATTAGGGAAGGAAATGGTTGGACCTTGTTGTGGGTTGCCACTAGCCATTCTCGTGCTTGGTGGACTTCTGATCACAAAGCATACACTAAGAGATTGGCAGATGGTATATGAAAACATCAACTGGTACTTGGCCAGGGGCAGAGGCCATGGACAACAACAAGCAGTGAATGATGTTTTAGCCTTCAGTTACCATGACCTACCATTCCAATTCAAGcaatgttttctttatttcgcCAATTTTCCTGAGGATTTTGAGATAGAAGCTGAGAAGGTATACCAGTTCTGGTTGGCTGAAGGTATTATATCACAAGACGAGAGGGCTGAAGAAGAAACAATGATGGACGTTGCTGAAAGATACTTGGCTGAACTGGCTCAAAGGTGCATGGTGCAAGTCAATGTTAAGGAAACTGCTGGTGGTTTCAAAAACTGCCGTCTTCATGATCTAATGCGAGATCTGTGTATATCTAAAGCCAAAGATGAAAACTTCACTAAGGTCATTGATTTTAGACGTGAAAAGAAAGCAACGGAATCATATGCATCCAGCAACACTGCGCGGAGAGTTTCTGTCTACTTGGAGACCAATGAAACCAATTCTCCAGTTGCTTGCAGTGAATATAATCACATCAGGTCAGCATTCTTCTATGCCAGTGATTGCAAGGGAGACTTTTTGCAACATATGAAATCCCACCTCGGCAGCTTCAAATTACTCAGGGTTCTGGATCTTCAGGGATTTCACTATCCTGATGAGCTGCCTAAAGCCATCGGAGACTTAATCCATTTGAGATACTTGTGTTTAAGCTATTCTCAGTTCAAGAAGTTGCCATCGTCGTTAGGCAAACTGATATTCTTGGAGACACTTGATTTAGAAGCGGATACCACACTCGAGATCCCAAATGTAGTCTGGAAGATGGGGCGATTAAATCATTTATATCTTCCTAGTAACTTTCTTACTCAAGACGGTGCAAAATTGAGATTGGACGGATTGAGTGAGCTGGAGACACTGGTAAACTTCAATACTAGCTTATGTGATGTAAAAGATCTTGATAGATTGACTAATCTTCGGAAACTACGAGCAGCAATAAAGGATAATCTTGATGACCTGCCAAATATCATCAAATACATAAGCTTCACACAGAATCACCTCCGGCGCTCTTCCCTTTCCATTTCCTGTCCACAATTTTGTTCGGATGCAGAGTTAAGCCTGTTGAGGACATTGCTAGGTTGCCACCGTCTGTACAAATTATCCATACGCGGGCATATAGCTAAGCTGCCAGAGCattatcatttttcttcaacCATTGCCAAAATTGCCTTCAAGGCGTCAGCACTCAGTGAAGACCCAATGGCCACGCTGGAGAAGCTACCAAAGTTGAGCAGCCTAACGTTATACGATTCCACCTATGTTGGAGAGGAAATGGTTTGCTTGACAAAAGGTTTCCCTAGGCTATTGTATCTGAAACTGTGGGGTTTGTCGAACCTGAAAACATGGAGAATTGACGAAGGAGCCATGCCAAAACTCACACGTTTAGTCATTGCTCACTGTGGAAAGCTGGAAATGCTTCCGGATGGTTTGAAATTCATAACCACACTCCAGAAGTTGAATGTTAGGTGGATGCCTGATGGTTTTAAGAATCGGCTCAGAGCAGCAGACGGTGAAGGAGAAGACTTCTACAAAGTTCGACATGTGCCTGACATCAAGCTCGATTAA
- the LOC105158682 gene encoding aspartic proteinase-like protein 2: MIIRRATSVKSRKMELRSHSLLLLLSLFNFLALNRANEDGGAGVIKVNYKFAGSDASLSALRAHDDVRHLAILAGVDLPLGGTGRPDAVGLYYAKIGIGMPSKDYYVQVDTGSDITWVNCIQCHQCPRRGYHGIELTLYNPRDSLTAKLVSCTQDFCKEIGGGLSGCTANTSCLYTEVYGDGSYSMGYFVEDVVQYDRVSGDLQTKSANGSVIFGCGARQSGDLGPSDDALDGILGFGKSNSSMLSQLASSGRVKKMFAHCLDGVNGGGIFAIGHVVQPQVNTTPLVPDTPHYNVNMTAVQVGHDFLNLTTDVYMIGDKKGAIIDSGTTLAYLPEVIYDPLVKKILSWQLDLKLQTLHDQYTCFDYSGSVDDGFPPVTLHFENLLTLKVYPHDYLFPFEDLICIGWQNSGIESQDKKNITLLGDLVLSNKLVLYDLEKQAIGWTEYNCSSSIELKDEITGSVHLVGAHSLSRGCSVNVQAIFFLLMALLYSLLLPPIL; this comes from the exons ATGATCATCAGACGAGCGACCTCAGTAAAATCCAGAAAAATGGAGTTGCGCTCCCACTCGCTGCTGCTCCTACTGTCACTGTTCAATTTTCTCGCTCTCAATCGAGCCAACGAGGATGGCGGCGCCGGAGTCATCAAAGTCAACTACAAATTCGCCGGCTCCGACGCCAGTCTTAGTGCTCTCAGAGCTCACGACGACGTTCGGCATCTCGCCATTCTCGCTGGCGTAGACCTACCCCTCGGTGGCACCGGCCGCCCGGACGCGGTTGG GCTCTATTATGCTAAAATAGGCATTGGAATGCCTTCCAAGGATTACTATGTGCAAGTTGACACAGGAAGTGACATAACATGGGTTAACTGCATTCAGTGTCACCAATGCCCCCGAAGAGGCTACCATGGT ATAGAACTTACCCTTTACAACCCAAGAGATTCTCTTACTGCTAAACTAGTATCATGCACACAAGATTTCTGTAAAGAGATTGGTGGTGGCTTATCTGGTTGCACGGCAAATACATCATGTTTGTATACTGAGGTTTATGGAGATGGGAGCTATAGCATGGGCTACTTTGTTGAGGATGTTGTCCAGTATGATCGAGTCTCTGGTGATTTACAGACCAAATCGGCAAATGGAAGTGTTATTTTTGG ATGTGGTGCTAGACAATCTGGAGATCTGGGGCCATCAGATGATGCATTGGATGGGATACTGGGTTTTGGAAAATCAAATTCGTCAATGCTTTCGCAGCTAGCTTCATCAGGAAGAGTGAAGAAGATGTTTGCACATTGCTTAGATGGCGTGAACGGTGGAGGTATCTTTGCTATTGGGCATGTTGTTCAGCCACAAGTGAACACAACACCACTGGTGCCAGACAC GCCCCATTACAATGTCAATATGACTGCAGTTCAAGTTGGTCATGATTTTCTGAATCTGACAACAGATGTGTATATGATTGGAGACAAGAAAGGGGCAATAATTGACAGTGGTACCACACTGGCTTATCTGCCTGAGGTGATTTATGATCCACTAGTCAAAAAG ATACTCTCATGGCAGTTGGATTTGAAATTACAGACCCTTCATGATCAATACACTTGCTTTGATTATTCTGGAAG TGTTGACGATGGATTTCCACCTGTCActcttcattttgaaaatttacttaCACTGAAGGTTTATCCTCACGATTATCTGTTCCCTTTT GAAGACTTGATTTGTATTGGTTGGCAAAACAGTGGGATCGAGTCCCAGgacaaaaagaatattacTCTTTTAGGAG ATTTAGTTCTATCAAATAAGCTGGTCCTGTATGATCTTGAAAAGCAAGCGATTGGATGGACTGAGTATAACT GCTCGTCAAGTATTGAATTGAAGGATGAAATTACTGGGTCCGTACATCTAGTAGGAGCTCACTCTCTATCTCGTGGTTGTAGTGTTAATGTTCAAGCTATATTCTTCTTACTAATGGCTCTGTTGTATAGTCTGTTACTGCCACCAATACTATGA
- the LOC105158683 gene encoding uncharacterized WD repeat-containing protein C2A9.03-like, producing MSYNGVDQMDYMVDGGDVADSIDGIDEEYHAADDANLDEYDMLMKVTDTSAPQARKGKDIQGIPWERLNITRESYRLTRLEQYRNYENVPSSGEAVDKRCKPTEKGGSYFEFFHNTRLVKPTILHFQLRNLVWATSKHDVYLISNYSVMHWSSLFRNLTEVLNFSGHIVPTERNPGTFLEGFTRTQLSTLAVKDRFLVAGGFHGELVCKCLDKPGVSFCTRTTHQENAITNAIEIFDSSSGVHFMTSNNDCGVREYDLERFQLLNHFRFPWPVNHTSISPDGKLVAVVGDDVNGLLVDARNGKTVASVAGHLDYSFASAWHPDGRIFATGNQDKTCRVWDLRNLHTPMAILKGNIGAVRSIRFSVDGQFLVVAEPADFVHIYNTKENFETRQEIDFFGEISGVSLSPDDESIYIGIWDRTYASLLQYNRRHPYEYLDSLV from the exons atGTCATACAACGGGGTTGACCAAATGGATTACATGGTGGATGGTGGAGATGTGGCAGATTCTATAGATGGAATTGATGAGGAATACCATGCTGCTGATGATGCAAACCTTGATGAGTATGATATG CTCATGAAAGTAACAGATACATCAGCTCCACAAGCAAGGAAAGGAAAAGATATACAGGGTATCCCATGGGAAAGATTGAATATAACAAGGGAGAGCTACAGATTGACAAGGCTTGAACAGTAtaggaattatgagaacgtacCTTCATCTGGTGAAGCTGTTGATAAA AGGTGCAAACCAACAGAGAAAGGAGGTAGCTACTTTGAATTCTTCCATAATACAAGATTAGTGAAGCCTACAATCCTTCATTTTCAG TTAAGGAACTTGGTGTGGGCTACATCGAAACATGATGTTTATCTCATTTCAAACTACTCGGTTATGCACTGGTCATCATTATTCCGGAACTTGACTGAAGTCCTTAATTTTTCTGGGCATATTGTGCCAACAGAG AGAAATCCAGGGACCTTCTTGGAAGGCTTTACACGAACACAGTTGAGCACACTAGCAGTGAAAGACCGTTTTCTGGTGGCTGGTGGCTTCCATGGAGAACTTGTCTGTAAG TGTCTGGATAAACCAGGGGTTAGCTTTTGCACAAGGACCACACATCAAGAGAATGCTATTACAAATGCCATTGAGATATTCGACAGCTCCAG TGGAGTCCATTTCATGACATCCAATAATGACTGTGGTGTAAGAGAATATGACTTGGAGAGGTTTCAGCTCTTAAACCACTTCCGCTTTCCTTGGCCAGTGAAC CACACATCAATAAGCCCTGATGGGAAGCTTGTGGCTGTTGTCGGAGATGATGTTAATGGATTACTTGTAGATGCCCGGAATGGGAAG ACAGTCGCTTCAGTTGCTGGTCATCTAGACTACTCGTTTGCTTCTGCATGGCACCCAGACGGAAGAATCTTTGCAACTGGCAATCAGGATAAGACGTGCAGAGTATGGGACTTGAGAAACCTGCATACGCCTATGGCAATTCTCAAGGGAAACATAGGTGCAGTCAGATCGATCCGGTTCTCTGTAGACGGGCAGTTTCTGGTGGTGGCTGAACCTGCAGACTTTGTGCACATTTACAACactaaagaaaattttgagacTAGGCAAGAGATAGATTTCTTTGGAGAGATATCTGGGGTGTCTCTTAGTCCAGATGATGAGTCGATCTATATTGGAATTTGGGACCGTACATATGCAAGCTTACTGCAGTATAACCGAAGGCATCCATATGAATATCTTGATTCCCTTGTGTGA